Proteins from a genomic interval of Undibacterium parvum:
- the ispC gene encoding 1-deoxy-D-xylulose-5-phosphate reductoisomerase translates to MQKICVLGSTGSIGVSTLDVIARHPELYAVFALTAHTQVRKLAEQCAQFNPSFAVVGTALAATELQLLLREKNITTEVLYGPQALCEVASATECDAVMAAIVGAAGLPASLAAAHAGKKVLLANKEALVMSGQLFIDAIQASGATLLPIDSEHNAIFQCLPQAYDRRPQQHGVHKIILTASGGPFLNRTLDSLDNVTPNEAVAHPNWVMGRKISVDSATMMNKGLEVIEAHWLFNAPAEQIEVLIHPQSVIHSMVSYLDGSVLAQMGNPDMRTPIAYGLAYPKRINSGVAPLDLAKVMQLNFIAPDFKRFPCLELAYAALKTGRSAPTILNASNEIAVQAFLDGKIGFRMIDQVIARVMDKLSIRELSDIDAIFECDQEARALSLEIIRT, encoded by the coding sequence ATGCAGAAAATTTGTGTCTTGGGTTCGACCGGATCGATCGGTGTATCGACCTTAGATGTGATCGCTAGGCATCCGGAGTTGTATGCCGTTTTCGCCTTAACAGCGCATACCCAAGTGCGGAAATTGGCTGAACAGTGCGCGCAATTTAATCCGTCTTTTGCGGTAGTTGGGACTGCGCTCGCTGCGACCGAGCTGCAATTGTTGTTGCGCGAAAAAAATATAACGACAGAAGTTTTATACGGTCCTCAGGCTTTATGTGAGGTTGCTAGCGCTACTGAGTGTGATGCAGTCATGGCTGCGATTGTTGGTGCGGCTGGTTTGCCCGCTTCATTGGCAGCCGCACATGCTGGCAAAAAGGTTTTGCTCGCAAACAAAGAAGCCTTAGTGATGTCCGGTCAGTTGTTTATTGATGCAATACAGGCCAGTGGCGCGACATTGCTGCCAATTGACAGTGAGCATAATGCGATTTTTCAGTGTCTGCCGCAAGCCTATGACAGGCGGCCGCAACAGCACGGTGTGCATAAAATTATCCTGACCGCTTCCGGTGGCCCTTTTCTTAATCGCACTTTAGATTCGCTGGATAACGTGACGCCTAACGAGGCGGTGGCACACCCTAACTGGGTCATGGGGCGCAAGATTTCGGTGGACTCCGCCACGATGATGAATAAGGGTTTGGAGGTGATCGAGGCGCATTGGTTGTTTAACGCTCCGGCAGAGCAAATTGAGGTGCTGATACATCCTCAAAGTGTGATCCACTCCATGGTTTCCTATCTGGATGGTTCGGTCTTGGCGCAAATGGGAAATCCAGATATGCGCACGCCGATCGCCTATGGTTTGGCCTACCCCAAACGTATCAATTCAGGAGTTGCGCCACTCGATCTGGCTAAAGTCATGCAGTTAAATTTTATTGCTCCCGACTTTAAGCGTTTCCCCTGCTTAGAATTGGCGTACGCAGCACTAAAAACTGGACGATCGGCGCCAACTATATTGAACGCAAGTAATGAGATCGCTGTCCAAGCGTTTTTGGATGGAAAAATAGGTTTCAGAATGATAGATCAAGTCATTGCCCGGGTTATGGATAAGTTGTCGATACGCGAACTCAGCGATATCGATGCTATTTTTGAGTGCGATCAAGAAGCGCGTGCTTTGAGCCTAGAGATCATACGCACATGA
- a CDS encoding OmpH family outer membrane protein: MEIILSQLTTPSKLLQGLMVFAACCVSVAPVSAQDSKVAYFDSQRVMRESSPSKAAEAKIEQEFSKRSKELFDTVTKIKGLAEKLDKESAVITDADRVKRQRDLTDMDQDFKRKQRIYNEDLNQRRNEEIASLVERAQKVVKQIAELEKYDIVLQDAVYFNPRIDITDKVIKALAK, encoded by the coding sequence ATGGAGATTATTTTGAGTCAACTTACTACCCCGTCCAAGTTGTTGCAAGGCCTGATGGTTTTTGCAGCTTGTTGTGTCAGCGTTGCGCCTGTGTCAGCTCAGGATTCTAAGGTCGCCTATTTTGATTCGCAGCGCGTGATGCGTGAATCTAGCCCTTCCAAGGCGGCTGAAGCAAAAATTGAACAAGAATTTTCCAAGCGCAGTAAAGAGCTATTCGATACTGTGACAAAAATTAAGGGCTTGGCCGAAAAATTGGACAAAGAGTCGGCGGTGATTACCGACGCTGACAGAGTCAAGCGTCAACGTGATCTGACCGATATGGATCAGGATTTTAAGCGCAAGCAACGTATTTACAATGAAGATTTGAATCAGCGTAGAAACGAAGAGATTGCTTCTTTGGTCGAGCGTGCGCAAAAAGTAGTCAAGCAAATCGCCGAACTAGAAAAATATGACATCGTTTTGCAAGATGCTGTGTATTTCAATCCACGCATAGATATCACCGATAAAGTGATTAAAGCGCTGGCGAAGTAA
- the bamA gene encoding outer membrane protein assembly factor BamA: MKSHIENYTLPNLRRRALALAAFALCSGQALAVEPFKVKDIRVEGLQRTEAGTVFSYLPVRVGETFDDAKSVSAIKSLYATGFFKDVQIEAQDGVLIVLLEERPTIAGVDFTGTKEFEKDALVKALKDVGVGETKIFDKATVDRAEQELKRQYLSRGLYGMQITTTITPIERNRVNVTFAVEEGEIAKIARINVIGNKYFTDSELFELMALSTPTWFSWYTKADQYSKQKLAGDIENLKSFYQNRGFLEMQVESTQISITPDKKEIYITVNIIEGDKYTVSDIKLEGEMFGREAELSSLLLLNKNDVYNAARLTESTRRISERMGNFGYAFANVNANPLLDKEKKEVAFTVFVDPGKRVYVRRINLAGNTKTRDEVIRREFRQFEGSWYDGEKIKVSRDRVERLGFFKEVTIETPEVSTSTDQVDVNLAVTERPTGNITFGAGYSQTEKLTLTGSIQQSNVFGSGDTVGLDINTSRQNRTIAVSHTDPYFTDDGVSRSFDLFHRTTTPIAGSVGYYKILSTGGNIRFGVPFSELDTVFFGLGVERTQVQTNTGSPFRYRKYVADFGDGEKDPTSIFYGAGTAVNTTFPLTAAWQRDSRDSPLTPSIGRYQRANLELSAFGDFKYYRGIYNHQYFTPVYRSVILALNGELDYGHGLGGKPYPLFKNFYAGGIGSVRGYDSSSLGSKDPNGDSLGGATRLLANAELQVPFPGADKSLRWFTFLDAGNVFDEGQKIQIKELRASAGIGISWISPVGPLKLSFGKALNAKVGDKTQTFQFQMGTGF; the protein is encoded by the coding sequence ATGAAATCACATATCGAGAACTATACTTTGCCAAATTTACGTCGTCGCGCCTTAGCGCTAGCAGCGTTTGCACTATGCTCAGGGCAAGCCCTGGCAGTCGAACCATTTAAGGTTAAGGATATCCGCGTCGAAGGTTTGCAAAGGACCGAAGCGGGAACAGTTTTTAGCTATTTGCCGGTACGTGTCGGTGAAACCTTTGATGACGCCAAGAGTGTCTCTGCCATCAAATCTTTGTATGCCACTGGCTTTTTTAAAGACGTACAAATTGAGGCGCAAGATGGCGTTTTGATCGTCTTGCTGGAAGAGCGTCCTACCATCGCTGGGGTTGATTTTACCGGCACCAAAGAATTTGAAAAAGACGCTTTGGTAAAGGCACTTAAAGATGTTGGCGTCGGCGAGACCAAAATTTTTGATAAGGCCACCGTGGATAGGGCCGAGCAAGAACTGAAACGTCAATATCTTTCGCGTGGCTTGTACGGTATGCAGATCACCACCACCATTACGCCGATAGAGCGTAATCGTGTGAATGTGACCTTTGCGGTAGAAGAAGGTGAGATCGCCAAAATCGCGCGTATCAACGTGATCGGAAATAAATATTTTACCGATAGCGAATTGTTTGAATTAATGGCCTTGAGTACGCCGACCTGGTTTAGTTGGTACACCAAAGCGGATCAGTATTCCAAGCAAAAACTCGCTGGCGATATAGAAAATCTCAAATCCTTTTATCAAAATCGCGGTTTTCTGGAGATGCAGGTTGAATCGACTCAGATTTCAATTACACCAGATAAAAAAGAAATTTACATCACCGTGAATATTATCGAGGGCGATAAATATACGGTCTCCGATATTAAGCTGGAAGGCGAGATGTTCGGACGTGAAGCCGAACTTTCCTCCTTGTTGCTATTGAATAAAAACGATGTCTACAATGCGGCTCGATTGACCGAGAGTACCCGGCGCATCTCTGAGCGTATGGGCAATTTTGGCTACGCTTTTGCCAATGTGAACGCCAATCCTTTGCTGGATAAAGAGAAAAAAGAAGTCGCGTTTACGGTGTTTGTCGATCCGGGTAAACGGGTTTATGTGCGCCGTATCAATTTGGCGGGTAACACCAAAACCAGAGATGAAGTCATCCGTAGAGAGTTCCGGCAGTTTGAAGGTTCTTGGTACGACGGTGAAAAAATCAAAGTTTCCAGAGATAGAGTCGAGCGACTGGGTTTCTTTAAAGAAGTGACGATAGAAACGCCAGAAGTCTCCACCAGTACCGATCAGGTAGATGTCAATCTGGCGGTAACCGAGCGCCCAACCGGCAATATCACGTTTGGCGCCGGTTATTCGCAAACAGAAAAACTGACCTTAACCGGTTCGATTCAGCAGTCGAATGTATTTGGTAGTGGTGATACGGTAGGTTTGGATATCAATACCAGCAGACAAAACCGGACGATAGCGGTCTCGCATACCGATCCATACTTTACGGATGATGGTGTTAGCCGTAGTTTTGACTTGTTCCACAGAACCACAACGCCTATCGCTGGCAGTGTCGGTTATTATAAAATTCTCTCTACCGGTGGCAATATTCGATTTGGCGTGCCTTTCTCTGAGTTGGATACGGTGTTTTTCGGTCTTGGTGTAGAGCGTACTCAGGTGCAGACCAATACTGGTAGCCCATTCCGTTATAGAAAATATGTGGCGGATTTTGGCGATGGGGAAAAAGATCCTACCTCCATTTTCTACGGCGCTGGTACTGCGGTGAATACGACTTTCCCTTTGACTGCTGCCTGGCAGCGAGATAGTCGCGATAGTCCTTTAACCCCTAGCATAGGTCGCTATCAGCGCGCTAATCTGGAATTGTCGGCGTTTGGCGATTTTAAATATTATCGCGGAATTTATAATCATCAGTATTTCACTCCTGTGTATCGTTCTGTGATTCTGGCTCTCAATGGTGAGCTTGATTACGGACATGGTTTGGGCGGCAAACCTTATCCTTTGTTTAAAAACTTTTACGCAGGTGGTATAGGTTCGGTACGCGGCTATGACTCTTCTTCTTTGGGAAGTAAAGATCCGAATGGCGATTCTCTGGGTGGTGCGACTAGGTTGCTGGCGAATGCAGAGTTACAAGTGCCTTTCCCTGGGGCGGATAAATCGCTGCGTTGGTTCACCTTTCTGGATGCCGGTAACGTATTTGATGAAGGTCAAAAAATTCAGATCAAAGAGTTACGCGCTTCAGCAGGTATAGGTATCAGCTGGATTTCACCAGTCGGACCTTTGAAATTAAGTTTCGGTAAAGCCTTGAATGCTAAAGTGGGCGATAAGACGCAAACCTTCCAGTTCCAAATGGGTACTGGATTTTAA
- the rseP gene encoding RIP metalloprotease RseP has translation MMLLQTILAFVVALGSLVTIHELGHYLVARWCGVKILRFSVGMGKVVYSRKLGPDQTEWAISILPLGGYVKMLDAREQDVSEISEQDLLREFSRQSVWRRIAIVAAGPVANFLLAILLFTGLYLHGIPEPVAKIRVPSETSVAYQAGLRHGDLVTAVNGHAVQTWTGLQWELLQLGLNKSDATLAVQRNMQNETAKPESLQLDLGLSRLSSAELETDFLTKLGFSVARPAAILQGVELGGPASRAGLLSGDQILEIDGRAVLDGLEFMEIINASSDKTLQLLVKRGSSEVALNVTPEAATVRGEKIGRIKVQLMLAPEMLTLANSPLNALIKGSVKTWEASMLTFKMLGKMLAGDVSWKNLTGPITIADYAGQTSRTGLISYLSFIALISISLGVMNLLPIPVLDGGHLLYYSLEVLTGKPVSERFGEIAQRAGVVLLMSLMAVAFFNDIVRLMS, from the coding sequence ATGATGCTGTTGCAAACCATCCTCGCTTTTGTGGTCGCGCTAGGTAGCTTAGTGACGATACATGAGCTTGGCCACTATCTTGTGGCACGTTGGTGCGGCGTGAAAATTTTACGCTTTTCTGTTGGCATGGGAAAAGTTGTTTACTCACGTAAGTTGGGGCCAGATCAGACTGAATGGGCAATTTCTATTTTGCCTCTGGGCGGTTACGTAAAAATGCTAGACGCCAGAGAGCAGGATGTTTCTGAAATCTCGGAACAGGATTTACTACGTGAGTTTTCACGACAATCGGTTTGGAGACGTATCGCGATCGTTGCTGCCGGACCTGTCGCCAATTTCCTACTGGCTATTTTGCTATTCACTGGCCTGTATCTACATGGTATTCCCGAGCCTGTGGCAAAAATACGGGTGCCTTCAGAAACTTCTGTGGCCTACCAAGCCGGTTTGCGTCATGGTGATCTGGTGACCGCTGTGAATGGCCATGCTGTGCAAACTTGGACGGGCTTGCAATGGGAGTTGCTGCAACTGGGATTGAATAAGTCTGATGCGACCTTGGCTGTGCAGCGCAATATGCAAAATGAGACAGCTAAACCGGAGTCGCTACAACTAGATCTGGGATTGAGTCGTCTCAGCAGCGCCGAACTTGAAACCGATTTTTTGACTAAGTTGGGATTTTCTGTGGCCAGACCTGCCGCAATATTGCAGGGCGTGGAATTGGGCGGTCCGGCCAGTCGCGCTGGTTTGCTATCAGGTGATCAAATTCTGGAAATCGACGGCAGGGCGGTACTGGATGGGCTCGAATTTATGGAGATCATTAATGCCTCTTCCGATAAAACTCTGCAACTGCTGGTCAAACGCGGTTCGAGTGAAGTCGCTCTGAACGTCACACCCGAGGCAGCTACGGTGCGCGGTGAAAAAATCGGGCGTATCAAGGTGCAGTTGATGCTTGCTCCTGAGATGCTGACGTTAGCAAACTCTCCGCTCAATGCGCTCATCAAGGGCTCGGTAAAAACCTGGGAAGCCAGTATGTTGACCTTTAAAATGCTAGGCAAAATGCTGGCGGGTGATGTGTCCTGGAAAAACTTGACTGGCCCGATTACGATCGCCGATTACGCAGGGCAAACCTCCAGGACAGGCTTGATTAGTTACCTCAGCTTTATTGCGCTCATCAGTATCAGTCTGGGCGTTATGAATTTGCTTCCTATCCCTGTGTTGGACGGTGGACATTTGTTGTATTATTCGCTGGAAGTTTTAACAGGAAAACCAGTGTCAGAACGCTTCGGCGAGATCGCGCAACGTGCAGGCGTAGTTTTGTTGATGAGTTTAATGGCAGTTGCTTTCTTTAATGACATCGTCAGACTCATGTCATAA
- a CDS encoding phosphatidate cytidylyltransferase, producing the protein MLKTRVITALLLLALLVPILYFGSIQIFSLVATLFFGAAMWESQRLFKKPAPLVIALIWSALFFYLSFNGFLLSSPTTPLLFAMCVLFWLLRLIPSLAFGLPVLHSISSSTLNGIYGLSIFGCFVAMCVLFAHSPLFFLSVMAVVWVADVVAYFSGKAFGKRKLAPSISPGKSWEGAIGGWLGVLLIAGLAVYLGAAADIFPTKIFMKLGAFGFLLVFTALAIASVVGDLFESSLKRRADMKDSSALLPGHGGVLDRIDALIPVLPMAALLDLWLR; encoded by the coding sequence CCATTCTGTACTTCGGGTCAATTCAAATTTTTTCTCTCGTCGCTACGCTTTTCTTTGGTGCCGCGATGTGGGAAAGTCAGCGTTTGTTTAAAAAACCTGCGCCTCTCGTGATCGCTTTGATTTGGTCCGCTCTGTTTTTTTATCTCAGTTTTAACGGATTCTTGCTCTCTAGCCCGACTACGCCACTCTTGTTCGCCATGTGCGTCTTGTTTTGGTTGTTAAGGTTAATCCCTTCTCTTGCCTTTGGCTTGCCAGTCTTGCACAGCATTTCTAGCAGTACCTTAAATGGGATTTATGGCTTAAGCATCTTTGGGTGTTTTGTCGCTATGTGTGTTTTGTTCGCGCATTCCCCACTGTTTTTCCTGTCAGTTATGGCCGTGGTTTGGGTGGCCGATGTAGTTGCATATTTCTCAGGTAAGGCATTTGGAAAACGCAAGCTGGCACCCTCAATTTCACCAGGGAAATCATGGGAAGGGGCGATAGGTGGTTGGCTTGGGGTATTGTTGATTGCAGGGTTGGCGGTTTACCTTGGCGCTGCTGCAGATATTTTCCCTACCAAGATATTTATGAAATTGGGTGCGTTTGGCTTTCTGCTGGTGTTTACTGCGCTGGCGATCGCCAGTGTCGTTGGTGATTTATTTGAGTCATCCTTGAAGCGCCGCGCTGACATGAAAGACAGTAGTGCTTTGTTGCCCGGGCATGGCGGGGTTTTAGATAGGATAGATGCCTTGATTCCAGTGCTGCCTATGGCTGCACTGTTGGATCTTTGGTTGCGATGA
- the fabZ gene encoding 3-hydroxyacyl-ACP dehydratase FabZ, producing the protein MKTLDINQIKQYLPHRYPMLLVDRVLEWESGKSITAIKNVTANEEFFNGHFPNKPVMPGVLMVEAMAQTAAILSFLTMGKKPDENTIVYFVGIDNVRFKRPVEPGDQLKMEIEITRVSRGIWKYKAKASVDGQLALEGDLMCTLRTADDAAVGVTTAAAAE; encoded by the coding sequence ATGAAGACTCTAGACATTAATCAAATCAAACAATATTTGCCGCACCGTTATCCTATGTTGCTGGTCGATCGCGTTTTGGAATGGGAAAGTGGCAAGAGCATTACCGCCATCAAAAATGTGACGGCGAATGAAGAATTCTTCAACGGACACTTCCCAAATAAGCCAGTCATGCCAGGCGTGCTAATGGTCGAAGCGATGGCGCAGACTGCCGCCATTTTGTCGTTTCTGACTATGGGTAAAAAACCAGATGAAAACACCATCGTGTATTTTGTCGGGATTGATAACGTGCGTTTCAAGCGTCCGGTAGAGCCAGGCGATCAATTGAAAATGGAAATCGAGATTACCCGGGTAAGCCGCGGCATCTGGAAATACAAGGCAAAAGCGTCGGTCGATGGTCAATTGGCTTTGGAAGGTGATTTGATGTGTACGCTCCGTACTGCCGATGATGCGGCAGTGGGGGTAACTACAGCAGCTGCTGCGGAGTAA
- the lpxD gene encoding UDP-3-O-(3-hydroxymyristoyl)glucosamine N-acyltransferase, which produces MTHSGTRLGELVDRFGGQLIGDPDRLVIGIAPLSDADERHATFLSNSKLRAQAESTLAAVLILTESDHLQLGAAFSGARIISAQPYVYFARAAQYFASLTAIVPPLGIHPSASVSPHALVAASASIAAQVVIEAEAVIGENVVIGAGSVIGRGVSIDADTQLHANVTIYDYCVIGKRCNIHSGAVIGADGFGFANDAGKWIKIPQTGRVLIGDDVDIGANTSIDRGALADTIIEEGVKLDNQIQIGHNCQIGAHTAMAGCVGVAGSAKIGKHCTFGGAAMVLGHLSIADHVHISSASMVSRSIHEAGQYTGFYPLAKNAEWEKSAAIVRNLTSMREKIRTLEKTIKLLTEKAEK; this is translated from the coding sequence ATGACTCATTCCGGAACGCGACTGGGTGAGTTAGTCGATCGCTTCGGTGGTCAATTAATTGGTGACCCAGACAGATTGGTGATAGGCATTGCCCCTTTGAGCGATGCCGATGAGCGCCACGCGACTTTTCTCTCTAATTCTAAACTGCGCGCGCAGGCCGAATCTACCCTTGCCGCGGTATTGATACTAACTGAATCAGATCATCTGCAGCTAGGTGCAGCGTTTTCTGGTGCGCGCATCATCAGTGCTCAGCCTTATGTGTATTTTGCCCGCGCGGCGCAGTATTTTGCGTCTCTGACGGCGATAGTTCCCCCTTTGGGTATCCATCCTAGTGCTAGCGTTAGTCCGCATGCGCTAGTCGCTGCTAGCGCGAGTATCGCTGCCCAGGTGGTGATAGAGGCGGAAGCGGTGATAGGCGAGAACGTGGTGATCGGTGCTGGCTCGGTGATCGGTCGTGGTGTCAGTATTGATGCCGATACCCAGTTACATGCCAATGTCACTATCTACGACTATTGCGTGATCGGCAAACGCTGCAATATCCATTCCGGTGCGGTGATCGGTGCGGACGGTTTTGGCTTCGCCAACGACGCCGGTAAATGGATCAAGATACCGCAAACCGGGCGCGTATTGATAGGCGACGATGTCGATATTGGTGCCAACACCAGCATAGACCGCGGTGCTTTGGCCGATACCATCATAGAAGAGGGCGTTAAGCTCGACAATCAAATTCAGATTGGGCACAACTGTCAGATCGGTGCTCATACCGCCATGGCGGGTTGTGTTGGGGTCGCCGGTAGTGCCAAGATCGGCAAACACTGTACTTTTGGCGGTGCGGCTATGGTGCTCGGGCATCTGAGCATCGCCGACCATGTGCACATTTCTTCTGCCAGCATGGTGTCCAGATCGATACACGAAGCGGGCCAATATACTGGCTTTTATCCCCTGGCGAAAAATGCCGAATGGGAAAAGTCGGCGGCTATCGTACGTAATCTCACTAGCATGCGGGAAAAAATTCGCACGCTTGAAAAAACAATTAAGTTACTAACAGAAAAAGCAGAAAAATAA